The Podospora pseudocomata strain CBS 415.72m chromosome 1 map unlocalized CBS415.72m_1, whole genome shotgun sequence genome has a segment encoding these proteins:
- the RPL6 gene encoding 60S ribosomal protein L6 (EggNog:ENOG503NYQG; COG:J): MSAPTTKTFGKSTRSVPAPAEKAQKWYPAEDEAKPRQVRKTIRPWTPRQTLVPGTVLILLAGRFRGKRVVLLKTLDQGVLLVTGPFKINGVPLRRVNSRYVIATSYKVDLTGLDEAKIEEVAKPKYFTADKAQQKASEEAFFKQGEKPQKKEVTSSRAADQKAIDKALIANIKKVDLLASYLASSFSLRKGDKPHEMKW, translated from the exons ATGTCGGCTCCCACGACGAAGACCTTTGGCAAGTCCACTCGGTCGGTGCCTGCGCCGGCTGAGAAGGCCCAGAAATGGTACcctgctgaggatgaggcgaAGCCGCGTCAG GTCCGCAAGACCATCCGCCCCTGGACTCCCCGCCAGACTCTCGTCCCGGGTACCGTCCTGATCCTCCTCGCTGGTCGCTTCCGTGGCAAGCGCGTCGTCCTGCTCAAGACCCTCGACCAGGGTGTTTTGCTCGTTACCGGCCCCTTCAAGATCAACGGTGTTCCCCTTCGCCGCGTCAACTCCAGATATGTCATCGCCACATCATACAAGGTTGACCTTACCGGTCTCGATGaggccaagattgaggaggttgccAAGCCCAAGTACTTCACCGCCGACAAGGCTCAGCAGAAGGCTAGCGAGGAGGCTTTCTTCAAGCAGGGAGAGAAGCCCCAG aagaaggaggttaCCAGCAGTCGGGCGGCTGACCAGAAGGCCATCGACAAGGCCTTGAtcgccaacatcaagaagGTCGACCTTCTTGCCAGCTACCTCGCCTCCTCTTTCAGCCTTCGCAAGGGCGACAAGCCCCACGAGATGAAGTGGTAG
- the GOS1 gene encoding protein transport protein gos1 (COG:U; EggNog:ENOG503NV2S; BUSCO:EOG09265AL8) has protein sequence MATTAGQGWTQLRQQARALETQTETYLHTYSQFSSQSNIPPKPTEEERSTEAKLQELLEKRDNVISQLTRLLDSEPTLSSSSLKQNNLSLLRDKLADHRRDLSRLRLTLQRARDRANLLGSVREDISAYRAANPAAAEADYMLDERGRIDNSVGVADGVLSQAYAVQDSFLAQRETLASINRRITHAASQVPGINTLIGRISTKKKRDGIIMGGFIAFCFLVFWFMM, from the exons ATGGCGACAACAGCAGGCCAGGGCTGGACCCAATTACGGCAACAAGCCAGGGCGCTGGAAACACAG ACAGAAACATACCTCCACACATACTCCCAGTTTTCGTCACAATCCAACATCCCACCAAAGCcgacagaagaagagaggagtACCGAGGCGAAACTCCAGGAGCTGCTTGAGAAG CGCGACAACGTCATCTCCCAACTCACCCGCCTCCTCGACTCAGAACCAACActatcatcctcctccctaaaacaaaacaacctctccctcctccgcgacAAGCTCGCCGACCACCGCCGTGACCTCTCCCGCCTCCGGTTAACCCTCCAACGAGCCCGCGATCGCGCAAACCTGCTGGGTTCAGTCCGGGAAGATATTTCTGCCTATCGTGCCGCGAACCCTGccgcggcggaggcggactACATGCTTGACGAGCGAGGGAGGATAGACAACTCGGTTGGTGTGGCGGATGGTGTGCTCAGCCAGGCGTACGCAGTGCAGGACAGCTTTTTGGCGCAGAGGGAGACGCTGGCGAGTATTAATCGGCGGATCACGCATGCGGCGAGCCAGGTGCCGGGGATTAATACGTTGATTGGGAGGATTTcgaccaagaagaagagggatggGATTATCATGGGGGGGTTTATcgctttttgctttttggtgttttggttcATGATGTGA